The Candidatus Bathyarchaeota archaeon sequence AAGCTTTTACCCGAACAAGCTTTAGAAGAAGAGGAAGCAGCTGCAATCGTTGCCGTCTTGGCTGACCAAATACAACGAAAAGGTGTTCGAGCGGTTATTCCAAGGAGAGAGACCAAAGCGGTTTCGCTATGGAAACTTGCTGGCAGAGTAAAGAGGCTGAGGAGAACACTTTGACAGCCCACGAGGTTTTAGTGAATAAGAAGTTGCATCGGGTTAAGGTTTTGGAGAGGAACGGAAACACTTTTCTAGTTGAGGTGAACGAGAAACCAGTCACGGTTAAAATAAAAAATCCAAATCAAGGTAAAACAGCCATAATAGAAATCAACGGCAGATCCTTCCGAGCAAAGACAAAGAGAATTCAAAGAAACATACTTCAAGTCAAAATCGGCGGAAAAATCTTTGAGGTTCACCGTCACCCTAAAATTCCAAAAGCGCCTGCCGTAAAGTTGGAACCTGTTGCCACCATTACGAGAAGACCAGCCCTAAAGTTGGTAATTGAAAAGGATGCGGTGACTGCTCCTATTGCAGGCAGAATCGTGCTGTTGAAGGCTAATGTTGGACAAAGAGTTGAGAAGGGGGAGTGTATCTGCATCTTGGAAGCCATGAAAATGGAGAACGAAATCGCCGCGCCAAAAATGGGAGTCGTAAAGGAATTCAGGGTTTCTCAAGGAGCTATCGTGAATAAAGGGGATGTTTTAGCAGTCATCACCTAGCTTCGGCTGTTTCTTGAG is a genomic window containing:
- a CDS encoding biotin/lipoyl-binding protein, with product METCWQSKEAEENTLTAHEVLVNKKLHRVKVLERNGNTFLVEVNEKPVTVKIKNPNQGKTAIIEINGRSFRAKTKRIQRNILQVKIGGKIFEVHRHPKIPKAPAVKLEPVATITRRPALKLVIEKDAVTAPIAGRIVLLKANVGQRVEKGECICILEAMKMENEIAAPKMGVVKEFRVSQGAIVNKGDVLAVIT